The following nucleotide sequence is from Ignavibacteriales bacterium.
TCAGGAAAGTGGAAAACAGCGATATGATCTTGATTCCCGATCTAACTACCGCCGTTGTTGATCCGTTCAGGTCAACACCGACGCTAAGTTTTTTCGCGAATATACTTTTAACGGACGAAAAAAGATCGCCGTTTTCGCAGGATGGCAGGTATCTTGCTCGGCAGGCAGAAACAATTTTAAAAAAGATAACCGGTTTGGATCAATCGTGGTGGGGACCGGAATTTGAATTTTACATTTTCCACAAAGTCCGTTTCGATACTCGCACCGCTTCTTCGTTTTACGAAGTTGAACATGCCGAAGAATTTTTCCGCAACGCTTATCATGCCGCGAATCCGTTCGATGTCTACGATGATTTCAGAGATGATGCCTGTAAGCTTCTCAAGCAATTCGGTGTCAAGGTGAAATATCATCATCATGAAACGGGTGAGAGGGGACAGCAGGAAATTGAAACATATTTTACAGATTTACTTTCCACAGCGGACAATATTGTAACAGTCAAATACGCGTTGTTCAATTTAGCCCGCCAACGCGATCTATTCATTACATTCATGCCGAAGCCAATGTATCAACAGCCGGGGAATGGATTGCATCTTCATTTATTCATGACAAAAAATGGGAAGAACGCATTTTATAAAAAGGGGGAGTATGGAAATGTTAATCAAGTTGGTCGGTATTTCATCGGCGGGATGTTGAAACACGGATCCGCGCTCTCTGCATTTACAAATCCGAGCACGAATTCGTACAAACGGCTCGTTCCCGGTTTTGAAGCTCCTGTTGCCCTCACTTATGGAACGGGGAACAGAGCATCGGCAATAAGAATTCCAAAATATGTAAACGATCCTGAATCGACTCGGTTTGAGTACCGTCCGCCTGATGCTACTGCCAATCCGTATCTGTGCCTGACTGCAATGTTGCTTGCGGGTATAGACGGTGTAGTAAATAAAATTGATCCGGTAAAAGAAGGTTTTGGTCCGTTCGATAAAAATATTCATGACGATAGTTTGAAAGATCATATCCATTTCCTGCCAAGAAATTTAGCCGAAGCGTTAGACGCGCTAGCGGTTGATAACGGATTCTTGAAGAGGGGGAATTTATTTTCAGATGAATTGTTAGATCAATGGGTGAATATCAAACAACAGGAGATCAAATCAATCGGTACCATGCCGCATCCGTTTGAATTCAAATTATATTTTAATCTATAATGCCGGGTTGTGATTTGTTTAGTAAATGTACAGGAAATGTGTAAATGAGGAAAGGTAGTCTGGTGAAAAAGAATGATAAAGATGTGAAAGCAATTTTAAAACGACTCGATACCCTGGCATCTAACTTATGGTGGAGCTGGAATCCCCGTGCGCAGGAAATATTTAAAGAGTTTTCACCTCTTATATGGGAAGCGACCAACCATAATCCAATCGCGATACGAAAACAATTTTCCGAGACCGAGTTATGTGCCCGCCTTGGCGACAAAGATTTTCTTGAACGACTGCTATCGGTGCTCGAGAGCTTTGAAGATTATATGGATGCAAAACATATCACAGGAAAAAAATCCAAAGCACAAGTTGCATATTTCTGCGCTGAATTTGGTCTTCACGAATGCTTGCCATTTTATTCAGGCGGTCTCGGTATTCTTGCGGGCGATCATGTTAAATCGGCGAGCGATCTCGGCATCCCTTTAATCGGTGTTGGGTTATTCTACCGCCAAGGTTATTTCAGCCAGCATATCGATCCTAATGGAAATCAGTTGGAAAATTATCCAACAACCGATCCTGCTAACGTTCCAGTTGAGTTGGTTCTGGATCAAAGCGGTAAACCGCTTATCTGCAGCGTAACGATAGGAACAAGTGTAGTTCATTTTCAGGGATGGAAAGTTAATGTTGGTCGGTGCAAAATATATTTGCTTGATACCGATGTACCCGAAAATGATGAACATTTCAGAGGTCTTACTGCACTCGCATACGGTGGAGATGTCAATACAAGAATCAGGCAGGAAATTGTTCTGGGGATTGGCGGTGTCAGGTTCCTGCGAGCACTGGGAATATCTCCTTCGGTATTTCATATGAACGAAGGTCATGCTGCATTTCTTACGCTTGAATTGTATCGCGAACAGCTTTTAAAAAATATTCCTAAACAAAAAGCGAAACAAATCGTTCGTGATCAATGTATTTTTACCACTCACACACCCGTACCAGCAGGACATGACAGATTCCCCGCCGACTTGATTGAGTTCACACTGAAACCGTTTGCCGACTGGATGAAAATCTCTATTAAAGAATTGATGCGATGCGGGCAAACCGTGAATATGGAAGAGAAGGGTGAGTTTGTAATGACCATATTAGGTCTAAAATTCTCGCGTGCCGCCAACGGAGTTAGCGACAAGCATGGGCAGATATCGCGTTTGATGTGGAGCGATTTGTATCCGGGAGTAAAAGCGAGTAAAGTGCCGATTGGTCATATTACAAATGGAGTGCATATAACAAGCTGGACAACCTGCAGGTCGTGGGAATTCTGGGAGAGGCATAATTCGCACAAATGGAAAGATCATCTCAATGATCCGAAATTCTGGAAGCACGTTACTAATCCTAAAATAGTTTCTGATGAAGAATTGTGGGCACTGCGATACGAGCAACGACGCGATCTAATCGAGTTTATACGCTCGCGAGCACGGAATAAAAAAACAATCGGAGGAGCCGTTGGCGAAGAGGCGTTGTATCGACTTCTATCGTTCGATGCGCTGACGATAGGATTTGCCCGGAGATTCGCGCCATACAAACGGGCGTTGTTATTGTTCTCTGATCTTGTAAAAGCACAAGAACTTTTCGATGATCCTCGACGACCAATTCAGATAATATTTGCCGGGAAAGCACACCCGCGTGATAATGATGGGAAGGAATTTCTGAACCGTGTAATTGCCATGACCCATAATCCGCCTTTCCTCGGAAAAGTGATATTTCTCGAAAATTATGATATGAATGTCGCGCGACATATGATCGCGGGGTGCGACATTTGGTTAAACAATCCAAGAAGACCGTTGGAAGCGAGCGGAACCAGCGGACAAAAAATTGCAATCAACGGTGGACTGCATTTAAGCATTTTAGATGGTTGGTGGAGTGAAGCCTACAACGGGAAGAACGGATGGGCAATCGGAGAAAAAGTTAAAGACAGCTATTCTCCGGAAGAAATTGATAAGCGCGATGCCGATTCACTCTATCAGATATTGAGCAATGAGCTTATCCCGACATTTTACCAACGCGATAAAAATGGGATTCCACGAAAATGGGTAGATAGAATCAGAAATGCCATGCGAACGATCATTCCCGTTTACAACACTCACCGAATGGTGATGGAGTATTCGAAGAAATATTATTTCCCGAAAAAATAAAAGTTAATGTTTTATTATTATCTGTCGTTCTTTAATGTAGTCAACAAATTTTATCGATAAAACATTATTATTAGAATATGAAGATGTTAAATAATAATTGTCATTGTCTCGGGTTGTCGTAGTGTTATAATAAATGTTAGAGGGTTTATATGGGAAGTTATGAATATTCACGATGATCGATCTTTCCTTCATCTTAAATTTGCCTTCAGGACCTGAAAGAATCAGTTCATAATCGTTGTCAGTTTGTTTGAAGTTTATTTTTCGGATTGAGTAAGCACCGTTTTTATAATTGAACGATTTTCCATCATCCTCGTAAATAATAG
It contains:
- the glnA gene encoding type I glutamate--ammonia ligase, whose amino-acid sequence is MDKLLLKRCNDLIKKNKIEMIDLKCIDLTGYLHHITLPVSENILIKLLAEGVGFDGSSYGFRKVENSDMILIPDLTTAVVDPFRSTPTLSFFANILLTDEKRSPFSQDGRYLARQAETILKKITGLDQSWWGPEFEFYIFHKVRFDTRTASSFYEVEHAEEFFRNAYHAANPFDVYDDFRDDACKLLKQFGVKVKYHHHETGERGQQEIETYFTDLLSTADNIVTVKYALFNLARQRDLFITFMPKPMYQQPGNGLHLHLFMTKNGKNAFYKKGEYGNVNQVGRYFIGGMLKHGSALSAFTNPSTNSYKRLVPGFEAPVALTYGTGNRASAIRIPKYVNDPESTRFEYRPPDATANPYLCLTAMLLAGIDGVVNKIDPVKEGFGPFDKNIHDDSLKDHIHFLPRNLAEALDALAVDNGFLKRGNLFSDELLDQWVNIKQQEIKSIGTMPHPFEFKLYFNL
- the glgP gene encoding alpha-glucan family phosphorylase — protein: MRKGSLVKKNDKDVKAILKRLDTLASNLWWSWNPRAQEIFKEFSPLIWEATNHNPIAIRKQFSETELCARLGDKDFLERLLSVLESFEDYMDAKHITGKKSKAQVAYFCAEFGLHECLPFYSGGLGILAGDHVKSASDLGIPLIGVGLFYRQGYFSQHIDPNGNQLENYPTTDPANVPVELVLDQSGKPLICSVTIGTSVVHFQGWKVNVGRCKIYLLDTDVPENDEHFRGLTALAYGGDVNTRIRQEIVLGIGGVRFLRALGISPSVFHMNEGHAAFLTLELYREQLLKNIPKQKAKQIVRDQCIFTTHTPVPAGHDRFPADLIEFTLKPFADWMKISIKELMRCGQTVNMEEKGEFVMTILGLKFSRAANGVSDKHGQISRLMWSDLYPGVKASKVPIGHITNGVHITSWTTCRSWEFWERHNSHKWKDHLNDPKFWKHVTNPKIVSDEELWALRYEQRRDLIEFIRSRARNKKTIGGAVGEEALYRLLSFDALTIGFARRFAPYKRALLLFSDLVKAQELFDDPRRPIQIIFAGKAHPRDNDGKEFLNRVIAMTHNPPFLGKVIFLENYDMNVARHMIAGCDIWLNNPRRPLEASGTSGQKIAINGGLHLSILDGWWSEAYNGKNGWAIGEKVKDSYSPEEIDKRDADSLYQILSNELIPTFYQRDKNGIPRKWVDRIRNAMRTIIPVYNTHRMVMEYSKKYYFPKK